CTGAGCTGGGGTTGAAACCCGGGTCAATCAGTGCCCAGGGCGCGCGGGCAAGTCCACAACGGTACTTCCCCGCCCAAAGCACGTTTCCTGCTCTTAAGGTTCGGCGCCACCTCTGAGCACCGAGGTTCTGGAGAGCTGGTCAGTGCCTGGTCTCATTCCTCCACGGCGCCCAGGTCAAAGCTCAGCCCCCGGGAGGAAGAAAGGTCCTAAGTCGCCCTTCGGCGCCCACCCTGGGTGGTCGTGAGCCAGGTGTGCGAGCGGCGGGGTCCCCGCACCGGCAGCCACTAGCCTGCCGGGCGCCGCCTACCTGCCGCGGGGCCGTCAGGGTCCCATCCACATCGAAGAGGCACAGCACTGGGCCAGACGCCGCCATGGCTGCAGTTTCCGAGCGCACCCGATAGGACGCGCAGGCACCTGAGTTGGCACCAGGTACTCGACCCGGAACTTCCGGGTCCGGCACCCGCGCCGCAGGGCACGCCGGGAAGAGAACCATCCGGGGCTCCCTTGTTGCCCGGGACGCGCGTCGGCCCCGTCCCGAGACTACGACTCCCGAGATGCAACGCGCGCCTCGTGAGTCTGAGCATGCGCTCTCAGAGTTTCCGGGGCCTGTGGCATTTACTTCCGGCAGCAAGGGATCTGCTcatggtgaggaggaggagggtggtgaGGAGGGTGGTTGAGGACGCGGTGCGTGCCGCACTTGGGGCCGAGGTAGGCACGCCTGGGTTTCTGACTTGGGGCGTCCGCGTGAGGAGGCTCCGGCTCCCCCGGGTCACGTGGGCCCGCCGGGTAGGAGCCAACCTCGGAGCGCCGGCGGGGCGCAGGTGCTCGGTGGAGGCTCGTGTCGTGTAGTCATTGTCTGTTCCGCATCCTGAGTCTCCCTTTCAAAAGGTGAAGGGCCGGCTGGGTGCGGTGTCCCACGCCTGCCGtcccagctgcctgggaggctggggcaggaggatcgtaggTTCGAGGCCAGCCccggcaacttagtgagcccctgccttaaagttaaaaaaggggctcgggatgtggctgaGTTTTAGAGCGCCTCCTGTTGGAAGGACGAAGAGGCAAGGCTCCAAGAGAGCTGCAGCCAGGTTGGGGGgaacagcttttgctgtaatccgtcaatcccctgaaccccgagttcagggagtttcagagctCTGTACCCATCAtgtcaggggaggggctcagaagtccCCAGcctgcagaagttcacacaaaagcagccttttctctcactgttctgggcacgttaacccttcaaggacagcgactgagaaggggagagctgcttctcccctctctctcctcccccaccagctgtcaccatggagcccagttggcaACTTCGGTTTTCCTAGAAATGTAGACacctctgtgaagcccagctcaaggccagaggcctggttaaacttctttttcttttttttttttaaatcacattttgcatttgcaacaCACTTCTACAACTACTATGctgaataaatgtttgtgaaaaacaagtaaaggggcgtccagcacctggaatgctgatttcttccaggccagtgACCGAgtaatagagcaacaggaaagtAGGGTGTttacctacattgaactcttttgtagataCTCTTTTGCTGATTGTCCTAAAATCAATAacggtgaagatttctggagaaacgtagttaagattttctgttgAGGAAGGGGTGCCACTAcactctgggttcagtccccagtaccacaaagtaaaccaatcaataaaccagttaatgaaaataataaataaaagtgaagaaactgaggcgCCTAGAGGAGGAGTAACCTGCCTGGGAACTCACAGCTAGTGACGAGTCAGGATTGGAACCCACATGTGCTCCAGAGCTTTTTGACTGCACTACTTACCCACTAATGATCCCGTGTTGGGGCCTCACTGCATCACTCTGCTACAAAGCTAGCCTAGTAGAAAATGGCAGTTTCCTCTGCCACCAAGATAACGCAGAGACCAGGTGGAAAACTGGACGATTACTGTTGTAATTTTGGATTTGTTACCCGAGTTTCCTCCTAGGACATGATTCGTTTACTCCTTGGTAATCACACATTAGTCACATGGCCTTATGGATCCAGTGTCTAGTGGTGGCTCTCCCTAgctgtttgttgaatgaaagaagccttcttttctatttttacttggAACTTTCTGGGGGAAAGAGGACCAGTTTGAGAATCAGACACCTCCCCATCCCTGTATTCATTCCACTGTGTGTCCTTGGGTAAATTTCTCAACCTCTCTGGGGTTAGTTTCCTTACTGGTAAAAAAAGAAGCAGTAGTACTCGTCCCGACTAGCATTTGTGCAGTTCCCATGAAGTAAAGCATCTGGCTTTGCCATTCTCTCTCCTTTGGCAGTACTGGTGACATTGCAGGATTGCTGGGAGCCTCCTTGTGTGATGTTTGACAGATGTACATTGTGTGATTGGCATTGTTGAATTCCATGAGAAAATATCTCCTGTTTCCCTTTCAGGCTGCCCTCCTCCGAGCTGCGCCAAGGTTGCGGGGGCCAGCTGCTTGGGGAAGGCCTCTCCATGAGCTATGGTTTTGCAGtgggaaggaggatcccaagagGTGGGTGGGGAACAGGTCACCCACCTTGAAGGAGAAACCACCAAGTGAAGAGAATGAGAAATTCCAGATGGTCTACCGCTTCAATGCCATCAGAGCCTTTGGGTATGTGTCTCGGCTGAAGGTGGCACAGACGGCTCTGACAGTGGTGGCCCTGCCACCAGGCTTCTACTGGTACTCCCAGGGCCTCATGACTTTCAACTCACTGTGCCTCCTAAGTGGGATAGCTGGCTTTGCCCTGGTCATGCTGTGCTGGATGAGCTATTTCTTCCGGAGGCTGGTGGGCATCCTGTATGTGAATGAGTCAGGTACCGTACTTCGGGTGGCCCACCTCACCTTCTGGGGCTGGCGGCAGGACACATACTGTCCTGTGGCCGATGTGATGCCCCTGACAGAAACCAAGGACCGGCCCCAAGATCTGTTCGTACGGATCCAGCAGTACAGTGGAAAGCAGACCTTCTATCTCACCCTGCGCCATGGACGTGTTGTGGACAGAGAGCGTTTTACGCAGGTGTTCGGGACACTGGACAGACTCAAGTGAACAGCTTGGAGCTGATCTGGGTGGCCCGTGGCCACCTGGATCTCTGACAAGAAAGCTGAGGGTGTGGGAGCAGCTGAAGCAGGGATCTCCAGGACTCTGGGAACTTGTTTTTTTGGATGAAGAAATTTATGAAGTGGAAGTAGTAACCAGGTTTACGAAAAAGGCCTTCAGAGCAGAATCTTCCTATACCTGTAGACATTCATTCAGATAATGGCTAGAATTTCTGTTAGGAGGCAGCTGTTGGAGAAAGCTGGGCGGGGTCACTTAGCCTCAGCTATGAAACTGGAAGACCAAGAGGCATGGCAAGGGGCACAGGATCTGGAGTTAAAAGGCTTGGGTGCTACCAGTTCTCAGCTCTCAGCCTGGGCAGAGTAGTGTGTCTAAgttcacatctgtaaaatggatggGACTCTTTGTCTCATGGTAAATGTGAGAATAACTAAATGCAGGCTGGGGTcaagctcagaggtagagcatttgttcagcatgtgtgaagccctggctTCAGTCtgtaaaacaaatatacaaagaaacCAATAATTGGCAAGTACTTTGCAAACTCAGTAGCCCAGAGCAAATATGAAGCCTTTGGTCAGAGATACACAGTGGCATCCCATGGAGCttcaaagcttttaaaaaacaagttataCTATACTTGAAGTTGGTCTTTGCTTCATGTTATGAGAGTATCTCagttatgtatatttattttaaaatattcaggaatTGCAAAGTATTACACTGAGTGGACGTAGCAGGTCCTTTTAACCTTTACTATTATGTTTGTcaggttttcattgctgtgaccaaaatacctggcaagaacaattagaggaggaaaaattcactgtggctcacagtttcagagtttcagtccttGCCCAGCAAACTCCATTattctggacccaaggtgaggtggaagggtgtggtggaggagagccTCAGTccctggtggctgggaagcagggaGCCAGGGGTAACAGAAACCCCCAAGGTGTGCCCCCCACCTACAGGTGCCACATGGTCAGTCCTTTCAATTACTGACCCATCAGATGGACTAATcaattgattaggttacagctctcataatttaatcaccTACATTGTTAACAGGAGCTTTTAGCGGGtggcacctcatatctaaaccataactagatcattcccaatttttttttttttttgtgtgtgtgtgtgtgtgtgtgtggtgctggggattgaacccattgtcttgtgcatgcaaggcaagtgctctaccaactgaactatatccccagccccccaattttTGAGTTAATAAGAATGTAATATTTGTCCTCTGTAGGCTGAAAATGgtgttttgagaaaaatgaattttttttccatatattgcagtgctgtggattgaaccctaGGCCTTGAATGGGCCGGGCAGGCATCCTGCTACTGAGCTGCATTGCTAGCTCAAaatgaccttttctttttttatacattactagggattgaacccaggggtactctccccctgagctacaacctcaacccttattttttattttgaggtggtctcactaagttgcctaggttggcctcgaacttgtgatcttcctgcttcagcctcccaagtcactgggattataggtgtatgctaCCACATTGGACCCCAAaatgacttaaaacaaaaatcag
The sequence above is drawn from the Urocitellus parryii isolate mUroPar1 chromosome 9, mUroPar1.hap1, whole genome shotgun sequence genome and encodes:
- the Tmem186 gene encoding transmembrane protein 186, translating into MAALLRAAPRLRGPAAWGRPLHELWFCSGKEDPKRWVGNRSPTLKEKPPSEENEKFQMVYRFNAIRAFGYVSRLKVAQTALTVVALPPGFYWYSQGLMTFNSLCLLSGIAGFALVMLCWMSYFFRRLVGILYVNESGTVLRVAHLTFWGWRQDTYCPVADVMPLTETKDRPQDLFVRIQQYSGKQTFYLTLRHGRVVDRERFTQVFGTLDRLK